A region of Paenibacillus sp. 37 DNA encodes the following proteins:
- a CDS encoding MFS transporter produces the protein MKSQQVNPLLILILALGVFGIITTEMGIVGVLPQVAHKFNITAAQAGWLVSIFALVVAIAGPFLTLLASGINRKIILLAAVLMFAISNVVYAYATTFDTMLIFRIIPALFHPVFFSVALVTSAQLVPAEKSSQAVAKVFTGVTAGFAFGVPLTSYLAERLSLEIAFLFGAMVSVVALIGIWIWLPSMPVKEKMSYGKQLGILRKPGLWLNVVAVIFIFAAMFSVYSYFAEYLGQVTQMSGSWISVMLTVFGVVMIIGNLGFGQFLRKSVVRTVLMFPLLYVAAYALVYWAGPHFMWMVIVVILWASVHSGGLIVSQTWLTAEAQDAPEFGNSLYVSFSNLGITLGTAIGGWFIANLGVHQLVWSGMIFALIAFVLIWIKIKCFSSRSVA, from the coding sequence ATGAAATCACAACAGGTCAACCCGCTGCTTATCCTGATTCTGGCACTGGGTGTATTCGGGATCATTACAACAGAAATGGGGATTGTGGGGGTGCTGCCTCAGGTTGCGCACAAATTCAACATTACGGCTGCACAGGCAGGTTGGCTGGTCAGTATATTTGCGCTGGTCGTAGCCATCGCGGGTCCTTTTCTCACCTTGCTGGCGTCTGGAATTAATCGCAAAATCATCCTTTTAGCCGCTGTGCTGATGTTTGCCATTTCGAACGTCGTCTATGCCTACGCCACAACATTTGATACCATGCTTATCTTCCGTATCATTCCCGCGTTATTCCATCCCGTCTTCTTTTCCGTAGCCCTGGTCACCAGTGCCCAACTCGTTCCGGCAGAGAAAAGCAGTCAGGCCGTCGCCAAAGTATTCACCGGAGTTACCGCGGGCTTTGCCTTTGGCGTGCCACTGACATCGTATCTTGCTGAACGCCTATCCCTCGAAATCGCCTTCCTGTTTGGAGCGATGGTCAGTGTGGTCGCTTTGATCGGCATATGGATCTGGTTACCCTCGATGCCCGTGAAGGAAAAGATGTCCTATGGCAAGCAACTCGGTATTCTGCGCAAACCTGGATTATGGCTGAATGTTGTCGCAGTCATTTTTATATTCGCCGCCATGTTCTCCGTATACAGCTATTTCGCCGAGTATCTTGGACAGGTCACCCAAATGAGCGGATCATGGATCAGTGTCATGCTGACTGTCTTTGGTGTCGTCATGATCATCGGAAATTTGGGGTTTGGACAGTTTCTGCGTAAGAGCGTGGTCCGAACTGTCCTCATGTTCCCCCTGCTGTATGTAGCAGCTTACGCACTCGTCTATTGGGCCGGTCCCCACTTCATGTGGATGGTTATTGTAGTCATCCTCTGGGCATCCGTGCATTCAGGAGGATTAATTGTAAGCCAAACCTGGTTAACCGCTGAAGCGCAAGATGCGCCTGAATTCGGCAACAGCTTGTATGTATCCTTTTCCAACCTCGGTATTACCCTGGGTACTGCTATCGGCGGCTGGTTCATCGCAAACCTGGGAGTACATCAACTGGTCTGGAGCGGAATGATCTTTGCACTGATCGCTTTTGTATTGATATGGATTAAAATCAAATGCTTCTCCTCACGCTCGGTTGCTTAA
- a CDS encoding macrolide 2'-phosphotransferase yields MTKANMNEHLAIRKELLSLANQNGLLIVEESLEINESGMDFRVAFATDEEGRRWVLRQPRRKDVWERAENERKVLNVVRGNIHAQVPDWRICTPGLIAYPLLEGDPIAVVDPAGGGYVWRFPQESLSDTFLDSLATTLATLHNIDPDKAKKGGVRTKTPMEARKEFAANIEEVKQNFTVPTELVERWTVWLSISSYWPQHSAFIHGDLHPPHIIVDDAQRVTGLIDWTEAEIADPGKDFVIYYALFQEEGLRELLRRYEKAGGRTWPRMMEHIREQWAAYPAIVAKFALITGKESDMEMARGMLANWDVKRG; encoded by the coding sequence ATGACAAAAGCGAACATGAATGAGCATTTGGCAATTCGAAAGGAATTATTATCTTTAGCAAATCAGAATGGACTCCTTATCGTTGAGGAATCCTTGGAGATCAACGAGTCGGGTATGGACTTTCGTGTAGCATTCGCCACGGATGAAGAAGGCCGAAGATGGGTTCTGCGCCAGCCGCGACGCAAAGATGTCTGGGAGCGAGCCGAGAATGAGAGAAAGGTGCTGAATGTGGTCCGAGGAAATATACATGCACAGGTACCAGATTGGCGGATCTGCACGCCAGGGTTGATCGCTTATCCTTTACTTGAGGGTGATCCGATCGCAGTTGTGGATCCCGCAGGGGGAGGGTATGTATGGAGATTCCCTCAGGAGAGCTTATCGGATACATTCCTGGATTCACTGGCTACGACTCTCGCCACGCTGCATAACATCGATCCCGACAAGGCGAAGAAAGGTGGAGTGCGGACCAAGACACCTATGGAAGCTCGCAAAGAATTTGCAGCCAATATAGAAGAGGTTAAGCAGAATTTTACGGTGCCAACCGAGTTGGTTGAACGCTGGACGGTATGGCTTTCTATAAGTAGCTATTGGCCTCAGCACTCGGCGTTCATCCATGGTGATCTGCATCCACCACATATAATTGTCGATGATGCCCAGCGAGTAACTGGACTTATTGATTGGACGGAAGCTGAGATTGCAGATCCGGGTAAGGACTTCGTCATTTACTATGCACTCTTTCAGGAGGAAGGACTGCGTGAACTGTTGAGACGTTATGAGAAGGCAGGGGGAAGAACATGGCCCCGGATGATGGAGCATATTCGAGAGCAGTGGGCAGCCTATCCTGCAATTGTTGCCAAGTTTGCACTGATTACAGGAAAGGAGTCGGACATGGAGATGGCGAGAGGCATGCTTGCGAACTGGGATGTAAAGAGAGGTTGA
- a CDS encoding 5'-nucleotidase C-terminal domain-containing protein codes for MPWDYALDGPNPTGSMTQLYTIVKKVRAENPNTILLDAGDMIQDNSAELFNDQPQSPMMVAMNEMKYDAWVMGNHEFNFGLDVLEKISSQFNGQPLVGNIFKENGDRYMPAYTIIEKDGIKVGVIGMNTPMITEFEKGTDHLDGIIVKDPVEETKKAIAELKGKVDVMVGLMHMGLDNENGNPGTGVTDIANANPELAAIFAGHMHTLIESQTVNGVLISEPNKYGSHISRIDLTFEKDGDKVVLKSKEAQALAVKAADGTYEVSDPALEETLHPFHEFARADANIEVAELKGTNLVPADEIKGIPAVQIQETPLSDFFTEVMLHYSDADVVAHQIDNDKAKLDVGPIKKKDIAFNYQYTFGEVTVYEVTGRDLMDYMEWSAGYFNSTRPGDVTVSFDPKRRASKYSTDDFFGGVTYEIDLTKPYGSRIKNLKYSDGSVVKEDDTLKLGMNAYRMEALIAKGGAMEGRKFKQLWSSKDASAFGEIQGTIRNLSIAYLKDVMKGVYEPKIQHNWKITGVDLTAPERADVVELINDGIMSVPTTEDGKYTNIASINILDTVTQEEIDTLSAKADVSAVQFAGVKTKGAFYQQLNKTRKAVGSGEGATTPTPEKPTTPTVPKPTPTPGTSKPGKPSTPSTGKPGTVTKGQQAKVTAAYLNVRAGASSKAKVVAAVPKGTVLEVISTDKYGWVKVKLDGRVAFVYGKYVSILK; via the coding sequence ATGCCGTGGGACTATGCTTTGGATGGTCCAAACCCAACCGGAAGCATGACACAGCTCTACACCATTGTAAAAAAAGTGCGTGCGGAGAATCCCAATACGATCCTACTGGATGCAGGAGACATGATTCAGGATAACTCGGCTGAGTTGTTCAATGATCAACCCCAATCTCCCATGATGGTTGCAATGAACGAAATGAAATATGACGCATGGGTTATGGGTAACCATGAGTTTAACTTCGGACTGGACGTACTGGAGAAGATCTCTTCCCAATTCAATGGACAGCCTCTCGTGGGTAACATTTTCAAAGAAAACGGCGACCGCTACATGCCTGCCTATACGATTATTGAGAAAGACGGCATCAAAGTCGGTGTTATTGGAATGAACACACCTATGATTACCGAGTTTGAGAAAGGTACGGATCACCTGGACGGCATCATCGTCAAAGATCCTGTGGAAGAGACCAAGAAGGCCATTGCTGAGCTAAAAGGCAAAGTCGATGTCATGGTTGGACTCATGCATATGGGATTGGACAACGAGAACGGTAATCCGGGAACCGGAGTGACGGATATCGCCAATGCCAACCCGGAGCTGGCTGCCATTTTTGCCGGACACATGCATACTTTGATTGAATCCCAAACGGTTAACGGCGTATTGATCTCCGAACCGAATAAATATGGCTCGCATATCTCTCGAATTGACCTTACATTTGAAAAAGATGGCGACAAAGTTGTGCTGAAAAGCAAGGAAGCTCAAGCTCTCGCTGTGAAAGCAGCAGACGGAACATATGAAGTCTCCGATCCTGCGCTGGAAGAGACTTTGCACCCATTCCACGAGTTCGCTCGTGCCGATGCCAACATTGAAGTGGCTGAACTGAAAGGAACGAACCTGGTCCCTGCTGATGAGATTAAGGGTATCCCTGCGGTGCAGATCCAGGAAACACCTTTGTCTGATTTCTTCACAGAAGTGATGTTGCATTACAGTGATGCCGATGTGGTCGCGCACCAGATTGATAACGACAAGGCCAAGCTGGATGTAGGCCCGATCAAGAAAAAGGATATTGCGTTCAACTACCAATACACCTTTGGTGAAGTGACCGTATATGAAGTAACCGGACGCGATCTGATGGATTATATGGAGTGGTCTGCGGGATACTTCAACTCCACACGCCCTGGTGATGTGACCGTCAGCTTTGATCCGAAACGACGCGCTTCCAAATACAGCACCGATGATTTCTTCGGCGGCGTAACGTATGAGATTGACCTGACCAAGCCATACGGTAGTCGGATTAAAAATCTCAAGTACAGCGATGGGTCAGTGGTCAAAGAAGACGATACGCTGAAGCTCGGTATGAATGCCTACCGGATGGAAGCGCTGATTGCCAAAGGTGGCGCCATGGAAGGTCGCAAGTTCAAGCAGCTCTGGTCCTCCAAGGATGCCTCGGCATTTGGTGAGATTCAAGGCACAATTCGCAACCTGTCCATCGCCTATCTGAAAGATGTTATGAAAGGTGTCTACGAACCGAAGATTCAACATAACTGGAAAATCACCGGCGTAGACCTGACTGCACCGGAACGTGCAGATGTAGTGGAGTTAATTAACGACGGCATCATGTCTGTCCCAACAACGGAAGATGGCAAGTACACCAACATTGCCTCCATTAACATTTTGGATACGGTGACTCAGGAAGAGATTGATACGTTATCTGCCAAAGCAGATGTGAGTGCGGTACAATTCGCAGGCGTGAAAACCAAGGGAGCGTTCTATCAACAGCTGAACAAAACTCGCAAAGCAGTAGGTAGTGGTGAGGGAGCAACTACTCCTACACCTGAGAAGCCAACAACGCCAACAGTACCTAAACCAACACCAACTCCAGGCACATCGAAACCTGGTAAACCATCAACACCAAGCACTGGTAAACCAGGAACTGTCACCAAAGGCCAACAAGCCAAGGTCACTGCAGCTTACCTGAACGTACGCGCTGGCGCTTCATCCAAGGCCAAAGTTGTTGCTGCAGTACCAAAGGGCACTGTGCTTGAGGTGATCAGTACAGACAAGTATGGCTGGGTAAAAGTGAAGCTGGATGGACGTGTAGCATTTGTATACGGGAAATATGTGAGTATTTTGAAATAG
- a CDS encoding endo-1,4-beta-xylanase, whose protein sequence is MIKSKWFKTVGSLALVGILAASVAVGSVSAGLAKGSKFLGNIIANQVPSNFSPYWNQVTPENSTKWDAIEGTRNVMNWGQADMAYNYANNNGFPFKFHTLVWGNQQPNWINSLSAADQKAEVTQWIKAAGQRYSKSAFVDVVNEPLHAKPSYRNAIGGDGATGWDWVIWSFQQARQAFPNSKLLINEYGIIGDPAKADQYIQIINLLKNRGLVDGIGIQAHYFNMDNVSVSTMNTVLNKLAATGLPIYVSELDMTGDDNTQLQRYQQKFPVLWKHSAVKGVTLWGYNQNQTWQAGSHLVNSNGTERPAMQWLRNYLANNP, encoded by the coding sequence TTGATTAAGTCTAAGTGGTTTAAAACAGTCGGCTCACTGGCATTGGTAGGGATTCTCGCTGCTTCTGTTGCGGTTGGTAGTGTGAGTGCTGGTTTGGCGAAAGGTAGCAAATTTCTGGGCAATATTATTGCCAACCAGGTTCCTTCGAATTTTAGCCCATATTGGAATCAGGTAACTCCGGAGAACTCAACCAAGTGGGATGCTATTGAAGGCACACGCAACGTAATGAATTGGGGCCAGGCGGATATGGCCTACAACTATGCTAACAACAACGGATTTCCGTTCAAATTCCATACGCTCGTATGGGGAAATCAACAGCCAAATTGGATTAACAGTCTCTCAGCCGCAGATCAGAAGGCTGAAGTGACACAATGGATTAAAGCTGCAGGACAGCGGTATTCGAAGTCTGCCTTCGTTGATGTGGTGAATGAACCTCTGCATGCGAAACCATCCTATCGCAATGCCATTGGTGGAGATGGGGCAACGGGTTGGGATTGGGTTATCTGGTCATTCCAACAGGCGAGACAAGCCTTCCCTAACTCCAAACTGTTAATTAATGAATATGGTATTATCGGTGATCCTGCTAAAGCGGACCAATATATCCAGATTATCAACCTTTTGAAAAACAGAGGTCTAGTTGATGGTATTGGAATCCAGGCGCATTACTTCAATATGGACAACGTTTCTGTGAGCACGATGAACACGGTATTGAACAAGCTTGCAGCAACAGGGTTGCCAATCTATGTATCCGAGCTGGATATGACAGGTGACGATAATACACAATTGCAACGTTATCAGCAGAAATTCCCTGTGCTGTGGAAACACTCTGCTGTTAAAGGTGTGACGCTGTGGGGTTACAACCAGAATCAAACCTGGCAGGCTGGCTCCCACTTGGTCAATAGCAACGGTACAGAACGTCCGGCTATGCAATGGCTGAGAAATTACCTGGCAAACAATCCTTAA